The genome window TCCGGTAGTTCAGTTGGTTAGAATGCCTGCCTGTCACGCAGGAGGTCGCGGGTTCGAGTCCCGTCCGGACCGCCATTGTTGGGCTATAGCCAAGCGGTAAGGCATCGGGTTTTGATCCCGTGTATCCTAGGTTCGAATCCTAGTAGCCCAGCCAAATATTAAGTTTGTTTCAGTATATAATTAAATGTATGCATGAGATTACTTATACTATTTAGAAATAGTATTTTTTTATTAGAAAATACTGTCTAGACAACTTTATAATACTAAGAATTTATAGTTTTTACTATATAAATTATCTTTTAAATATGAGCCATTAGCTCAGTCGGTAGAGCATTTGACTTTTAATCAAAGGGTCGAAGGTTCGAATCCTTCATGGCTCATCAATAACATTTAAAGTAAAGTTTCTTCAGGTAGAAGAACAACTATGCGGTCGTGGCGGAATGGCAGACGCGCTAGGTTGAGGGCCTAGTGGGTGAATAACCCGTGGAGGTTCAAGTCCTCTCGGCCGCACTTAAAAAGACTTGCAATTAACTTTTAAAGATGTTAGGATTTATATCTTCACTATTTTCGAGCGCCCGTAGCTCAATTGGATAGAGCGTTTGACTACGGATCAAGAGGTTAGGGGTTCGACTCCTCTCGGGCGCGCCATTATTTCGGGAAGTAGCTCAGCTTGGTAGAGCACTTGGTTTGGGACCAAGGGGTCGCAGGTTCGAATCCTGTCTTCCCGACCAGTGAGACTTCTAGAAAATTTTATATATGCGGGTGTAGTTTAGTGGTAAAACCTCAGCCTTCCAAGCTGATGATGAGGGTTCGATTCCCTTCACCCGCTCCAAATAATTTATTATTTGGGCCTGTAGCTCAGCTGGTTAGAGCGCACGCCTGATAAGCGTGAGGTCGGTGGTTCGAGTCCACTCAGGCCCATCGCACTTTTTTTAAAAAAAGTGTTGACTTGTTAAAGTGGAAATGATATATTTTAAAAGTTGTCGAAAAAACAGCAAGAAATATTCAAGTGAAAAGTTGTTGACAACAAAATGCAATATGTGATATAGTAGTAAAGTTGCTCCTGAAGCAACGGAACATTTGCTCTTTGAAAACTGAACAAAACAACCAGTATGTCAATGAAGAGAAAACTTGTTTTCTTTTCAACAAAACAAGAAGGTAACACTTCTTAAAGCTAAGACATTATATGGAATTGATTGGTGTCAATTTCATTTCAAACACTTTATTGGAGAGTTTGATCTTGGCTCAGGACGAACGCTGGCGGCGTGCCTAATACATGCAAGTCGAGCGCAGGAAGCTTTTCCGATCCCTTCGGGGTGAAGAAGAGTGGAATGAGCGGCGGACGGGTGAGTAACACGTGGGCAACCTACCTGTAAGATCGGGATAACTCGCGGAAACGTGAGCTAATACCGGATAACACTTTTCACCTCATGGTGAGAAGATGAAAGGCGGCGCAAGCTGTCACTTACAGATGGGCCCGCGGCGCATTAGCTAGTTGGTGGGGTAATGGCTCACCAAGGCGACGATGCGTAGCCGACCTGAGAGGGTGATCGGCCACACTGGGACTGAGACACGGCCCAGACTCCTACGGGAGGCAGCAGTAGGGAATCTTCCGCAATGGACGAAAGTCTGACGGAGCAACGCCGCGTGAGTGATGAAGGTTTTCGGATCGTAAAACTCTGTTGTTAGGGAAGAACAAGTATGATAGTAACTGATCATACCTTGACGGTACCTAACCAGAAAGCCACGGCTAACTACGTGCCAGCAGCCGCGGTAATACGTAGGTGGCAAGCGTTGTCCGGAATTATTGGGCGTAAAGCGCTCGCAGGCGGTCTTTTAAGTCTGATGTGAAATCTCGTGGCTTAACCACGAACGGTCATTGGAAACTGGAGGACTTGAGTACAGAAGAGGAGAGTGGAATTCCACGTGTAGCGGTGAAATGCGTAGAGATGTGGAGGAACACCAGTGGCGAAGGCGACTCTCTGGTCTGTAACTGACGCTGAGGAGCGAAAGCGTGGGGAGCGAACAGGATTAGATACCCTGGTAGTCCACGCCGTAAACGATGAGTGCTAGGTGTTAGGGGGTTTCCGCCCCTTAGTGCTGAAGTTAACGCATTAAGCACTCCGCCTGGGGAGTACGGCCGCAAGGCTGAAACTCAAAAGAATTGACGGGGGCCCGCACAAGCGGTGGAGCATGTGGTTTAATTCGAAGCAACGCGAAGAACCTTACCAGGTCTTGACATCCTTTTGCCCTCCCTAGAGATAGGGATTTCCCTTCGGGGACAAAAGTGACAGGTGGTGCATGGTTGTCGTCAGCTCGTGTCGTGAGATGTTGGGTTAAGTCCCGCAACGAGCGCAACCCTTGATCTTAGTTGCCAGCATTTAGTTGGGCACTCTAAGGTGACTGCCGGTGACAAACCGGAGGAAGGTGGGGATGACGTCAAATCATCATGCCCCTTATGACCTGGGCTACACACGTGCTACAATGGATGGAACAAAGGGCTGCAAAACCGCGAGGTCAAGCAAATCCCATAAAACCATTCTCAGTTCGGATTGTAGGCTGCAACTCGCCTACATGAAGCCGGAATCGCTAGTAATCGCGGATCAGCATGCCGCGGTGAATACGTTCCCGGGCCTTGTACACACCGCCCGTCACACCACGAGAGTCGGTAACACCCGAAGTCGGTGAGGTAACGCAATATGCGAGCCAGCCGCCGAAGGTGGGACCAATGATTGGGGTGAAGTCGTAACAAGGTAGCCGTATCGGAAGGTGCGGCTGGATCACCTCCTTTCTAAGGAATATTCGGAACGCTATCTTTAAGATAGTAAGGACATACATGGTTGTTTGGTTCAGTTTTGAGAGAGCAAATCTCTCATTTTATACTTTGTACCTTGAAAACTAAATAAGAGTAACAACGACATCAATTTTAAAAATTAAAGCAAGGCTAATAAATTAGTACGCTTATTTACTAACTTAGTTAAGTGAATAAGGGCGCACGGTGGATGCCTTGGCACTAGGAGCCGATGAAGGACGGGACTAACACCGATATGCCTCGGGGAGTTGTACGTAAACTTTGATCCGAGGATTTCCGAATGGGGAAACCCGCTGTTCGTAATGGGACAGTACCATTATCTGAATACATAGGATAATGGAGGCAGACCCGGGGAACTGAAACATCTCAGTACCCGGAGGAAGAGAAAGCAAATGCGATTTCCTGAGTAGCGGCGAGCGAAACGGAATTAGCCCAAACCAGAAAGCTTGCTTTCTGGGGTTGTAGGACACTCCTTTGGAGTTACAAAAGAATTCTTTAGACGAATCGATCTGGAAAGGTCAGCCATAGCGGGTAACAGCCCTGTAGTCGAAAAGGAATTCTCTCCGGAGTGTATCCTGAGTACGGCGGAACACGAGAAATTCCGTCGGAATCCGGGAGGACCATCTCCCAAGGCTAAATACTCCCTAGTGACCGATAGTGAACCAGTACCGTGAGGGAAAGGTGAAAAGCACCCCGGAAGGGGAGTGAAATAGTACCTGAAACCGTGTGCCTACAAGTAGTCGAAGCCCGTTAATGGGTGACGGCGTACCTTTTGTAGAATGGACCGGCGAGTTACGATCGTATGCAAGGTTAAGTGGAAGACACGGAGCCGCAGCGAAAGCGAGTCTGAATAGGGCGTTTATAGTATGCGGTCGTAGACCCGAAACCGTGTGATCTACCCATGTCCAGGGTGAAGGTCAGGTAACACTGACTGGAGGCCCGAACCCACGTATGTTGAAAAATGCGGGGATGAGGTGTGGGTAGGGGTGAAATGCCAATCGAACACGGAGATAGCTGGTTCTCTCCGAAATAGCTTTAGGGCTAGCCTCAAGCATTGAGTATTGGAGGTAGAGCACTGATTGAACTAGGGGCCCTCACCGGGTTACCGAATTCAGTCAAACTCCGAATGCCAATTACTTCAGCTTGGGAGTCAGACTATGGGTGATAAGGTTCATAGTCGAAAGGGAAACAGCCCAGACCGCCAGCTAAGGTCCCAAAGTATACGTTAAGTGGAAAAGGATGTGGAGTTGCCCAGACAACCAGGATGTTGGCTCAGAAGCAGCCATCATTTAAAGAGTGCGTAATAGCTCACTGGTCGAGTGACTCTGCGCCGAAAATGTACCGGGGCTAAACGTATCACCGAAGCTGCGGATTGTTCTTCGAACAATGGTAGGAGAGCGTTCTAAGTGCTGTGAAGTCAGACCGTGAGGACTGGTGGAGCGCTTAGAAGTGAGAATGCCGGTATGAGTAGCGAAAAAAGAGTGAGAATCTCTTTCACCGAATGCCTAAGGTTTCCTGAGGAAGGCTCGTCCTCTCAGGGTTAGTCGGGACCTAAGCCGAGGCCGAAAGGCGTAGGCGATGGACAACAGGTTGATATTCCTGTACCACCTCATGATTGTTTGAGCGATGGGGGGACGCAGTAGGATAAGGAATGCGCACCGATGGATGTGTGCGCCCAAGCAGTGAGAAAGTTGGATAGGCAAATCCGTTCAACAATTTCAAGCTGTGATGGGGAGGGAAATTAGTACCGAAGTTCCTGATTTCACACTGCCAAGAAAAGCCTCTAGTTAGATCATAGGTGCCCGTACCGCAAACCGACACAGGTAGGCGAGGAGAGAATCCTAAGGTGAGCGGGAGAACTCTCGTTAAGGAACTCGGCAAAATGACCCCGTAACTTCGGGAGAAGGGGTGCTTCATTAACATGGAGCCGCAGTGAATAGGCCCAAGCGACTGTTTAGCAAAAACACAGGTCTCTGCGAAGCCGAAAGGCGAAGTATAGGGGCTGACACCTGCCCGGTGCTGGAAGGTTAAGGGGAAATGTTAGCACTTCGGTGCGAAGCATAGAACCGAAGCCCCAGTAAACGGCGGCCGTAACTATAACGGTCCTAAGGTAGCGAAATTCCTTGTCGGGTAAGTTCCGACCCGCACGAAAGGTGCAACGACTTGGGCACTGTCTCAACGAGAGACCCGGTGAAATTATACTATGCGTGAAGATGCGCATTACCCGCGACAGGACGGAAAGACCCCGTGGAGCTTTACTGTAGCCTGATATTGAATGTTTGTGCAGCTTGTACAGGATAGGTGGGAGCCGTTGAAGCGTGAGCGCTAGCTTACGTGGAGGCGCCCGTGGGATACCACCCTAGTTGTATGAACCTTCTAACCCAGGACCGTGATCCGGTTCGGAGACAGTGTCAGGCGGGCAGTTTGACTGGGGCGGTCGCCTCCCAAAGAGTAACGGAGGCGCCCAAAGGTTCCCTCAGAATGGTTGGAAATCATTCGTAGAGTGTAAAGGCAGAAGGGAGCTTGACTGCGAGACCTACAAGTCGAGCAGGGACGAAAGTCGGGCTTAGTGATCCGGTGGTTCCGCATGGAAGGGCCATCGCTCAACGGATAAAAGCTACCCCGGGGATAACAGGCTTATCTCCCCCAAGAGTTCACATCGACGGGGAGGTTTGGCACCTCGATGTCGGCTCATCGCATCCTGGGGCTGTAGTCGGTCCCAAGGGTTGGGCTGTTCGCCCATTAAAGCGGTACGCGAGCTGGGTTCAGAACGTCGTGAGACAGTTCGGTCCCTATCCGTCGTGGGCGTTGGAAGTTTGAGAGGAGCTGTCCTTAGTACGAGAGGACCGGGATGGACACACCGCTGGTGTACCAGTTGTTCCGCCAGGAGCATCGCTGGGTAGCTACGTGTGGAAAGGATAAGTGCTGAAAGCATCTAAGCATGAAGCCCCCCTCAAGATGAGACTTCCCATCACTTCGAGTGAGTAAGATCCCTCAGAGACGATGAGGTTGATAGGTTCGGTGTGGAAGCGTGGTGACACGTGGAGCTTACGGATACTAATCGATCGAGGACTTAACTAAATTCTTATTTGATTGTCGTTGAACGTTACTCTTATTTAGTTTTTAGGGTATAAACATAAAATACCTTGCTTTTTACCTTTAAAAAGTATATAATAGAGTTTGTCCTGATTTTTTAGGATTGTCTGGTAGTAATAGCGAAGAGGTCACACCTGTTCCCATCCCGAACACAGTAGTTAAGCTCTTCAGCGCCGATGGTAGTTGGGACTTTGTCCCTGCAAGAGTAGGACGCCGCCAGGCAATAAATTGTTCTATTAAGATTAGAAACAATTTTATATTTTTATTATCGCGGGGTGGAGCAGTCTGGTAGCTCGTTGGGCTCATAACCCAAAGGTCGTAGGTTCAAATCCTGCCCCCGCAACCAATTAATATATGTAAAAAAGGTTAATGGTCCGGTAGTTCAGTTGGTTAGAATGCCTGCCTGTCACGCAGGAGGTCGCGGGTTCGAGTCCCGTCCGGACCGCCATTTAAAATATAATAGCATTGATACCCACACAGGATTTCTTATATGAAAATCGTGTGTTTTTTTATTATAATAAACTTAATCAAAGAAGCCATTTTTAAAAAAATAAATTTTATAGGGAATCAAATGTTCAATTGGAAAGACTGAACAACACTTCTACTCGGTATTTATATAGATTTAAAACAAAATGTTATTTCCTCATGCAAAAGTAGCGTTATTCCACTCAATCTTTTTCTTTTTCCTATTCTTTTTGTTATTATTAGTGTTAGTTGTTGTAGGAAATAGTGATGGGGCTATTACGGATTGCATAAAATTTCAATACAAAAGTAAGTAAAGTAGTACATGTAAGAGATCGTAGCTATGAAGGACATGTCATGTACAGTTAAATATAGATAATAATGAGGTACGTTAAGAGAAAAAGGGATATAATCATTTAAGTAGGTGACTTTATGAATAAACACCAGATAAAAACAGAAACAGTCGAGGAAACAACAGCTATGGGGGAGAAATTAGCTGCTTTACTTCAGGCTGGTGATGTAATAACGTTAGAAGGCGATTTAGGTGCTGGTAAAACGACGTTTACAAAAGGATTAGCAAAAGGCTTAGGTGTAGAACGTACGGTAAGCAGTCCAACATTTACAATTATAAAAGAATATATGGGAAGAAGCCTCCCTTTCTACCATATCGATGCATACCGACTAGAAAATTCTGAAGAGGATATTGGTCTTGAAGAATATATTCATGGAAGTGGTGTTACAGTTATCGAATGGGCGCAGTTTATTGAGGAGTTTCTACCTATTGAACGTTTAAATATTAAAATCAACTATATTGGGGAACATCAACGTGAATTAGTGTTTACCTCTACAAGTGAGCATTTTGAATTGGTTATAAATGAATTATTGAGTTAGGAGTTACTTGAATGAATCTACTTGCAATTGATACATCGAATCAATTATTAGGTGTAGCAATACTAAAGGACGAGCAAATCATAGGAGAAGTAGTTACAAATATAGCGAAAAACCATTCTGTAAGGCTAATGCCTGCAATCAATCAACTAATGAATGAGGTTTCACTTACTCCAGATCAATTAGATAAGATTGTCGTTGCTAAAGGACCGGGATCTTATACTGGGGTGCGAATTGGGATGTCTACTGCAAAATCATTAGCATGGGCACTAGATATTCCGATTACAGGCATATCCAGTCTAGAAGTGCTTGCTTATCAAGGGAGATTTTTTGACGGAATTATTTGCCCGTTTTTCGATGCACGTCGCGGCATGGTCTTTACTGGGTTTTATGAATGGAAGGGAAAGAATCTTGTACCTGTCTATGAAGAGAAGAATATTTCAATGGAAGAAGTATTAGCAAAACTCGCTAAAGAAAATCGAAGGGTGCTATTCCTAAGTCCAGATATCTCCGTTTATAAGGAAAACATTAAAGAAGCTTTAGGAGAATCAGCTGTAATACCTGAGGGACCTTTTCATATCGCAAGACCTGGGTTTCTTGGGCTTGCAGGCTTAAGTAAAAGTGCAGATCCTACACATACGCTAACACCTAATTATCTGCGCTTAGCTGAAGCAGAAGCAAATTGGCTTAAAGCACAGAAGGAAAACGAGCAAAATGGATAAAGTTCTTATACGAAAGATGGAGATTAAGGATGTAGAACATGTTGTAGAAGTTGAAAAAGCTTCCTTTACAGCGCCATGGACAACAGACATTTTTTATCAAGAGATTGTCGATAACAAATTTGCCCATTACTTTGTCATTGAAGCAAATGGGCAGATTGTTGGCTATGCTGGCGCATGGATTGTCATTGATGAAGCACAAATTACGAATATCGCAATTATGCCGGAATTTCGCGGCTATAAATTAGGAGAAATGCTATTTCAATATGTAATCCAAGCCGCAATGCAGATAGGAGTTCGGCATTTGTCATTGGAAGTACGTGTTTCGAATATAGTAGCCCAGTCGATGTATCGTAAGTTTGGGCTAGTTCCTGGTGGTATTCGAAAAAACTATTATACAGATAATCAAGAAGATGCTATTGTAATGTGGGTGAACTTATAATGAAAAAAGATACATTTATATTAGGAATTGAAACGAGCTGTGATGAAACTGCCGCTTCAATTGTGAAAAACGGAACAGAAATTGTTTCTAACGTGGTTGCATCGCAAATTGAGAGCCATAAACGTTTTGGCGGAGTAGTCCCAGAGATTGCGTCAAGACATCATGTTGAACAAATGACAATTGTGCTTGAAGAAGCTTTCCAAGAGGCTGGAATGAACTGGGACCAAATTGATGCAATAACCGTTACCGAGGGCCCAGGACTTGTTGGCGCATTACTTGTCGGTGTTAATGCTGCTAAAGCATTAGCATTTGCTAAGCAAAAACCGTTAGTCGGAGTCCATCATATTGCGGGACATATTTACGCTAACAGATTAGAAAAGGAATTCACATTTCCACTTCTAGCATTAATCGTCTCAGGTGGACATACTGAACTTGTTTTAATGAAAGAGCATGGTTCTTATGAGTTAATCGGAGAAACACGTGATGATGCGGCAGGAGAAGCATATGATAAGGTCGCAAGAATGCTTGATTTGCCATATCCAGGTGGACCACATATTGACCGATTAGCAGAGATTGGGGAAGAAACGATTGATTTTCCGAGAGCATGGCTAGAAGACGGTAGTTATGATTTTAGTTTTAGTGGATTAAAATCAGCGGTGATTAATAAAATTCATAATGCAAAGCAACGTGGGGAGACGTTAAAGGCAGAGGATATTGCTGCGAGCTTCCAAGCAAGTGTTGTTGATGTGCTTACAACAAAAACCCTCCGTGCAGCAAAGGAATTTAATGTGAAGCAAGTGATTGTTGCTGGGGGTGTAGCTGCGAATAAGGGGCTAAGAACCGAATTGGAAGCAAAATTCTCTGAAACCAATATTCCATTGTTAATCCCACCACTTAAACTTTGCACAGACAATGCTGCCATGATTGCAGCTGCCGGAACGATTGCATATGAACAAGGAAGGCGTTCTGGTTTAGACTTGAATGCAAATCCTTCTTTATTGTTGAAATAGTAAATTTATCCACATACCTGCAGTTAAAATTCACAATTGCTTATTATACTTACAATCTTATTGTGGATGAATCTTGGGGATAACTTTATATTGCCCTGTTGATATTGTGGATAGTTTTGTTGGTAGTTGGAAATTGCAAACTTTCTTCACTACACAAGTGCAACTAAGGCTGTTATCGAAAGGCATGGGGAAAACAAGTTTTCTATCTAAACAATTTTACTGTGAATATTTTTGTGGATAAGTTTCTTTACTTATTATAATGAAAAAAGATCTCTGAAAAGAAATTTGGTGATACTTGATGAACAAGAAGCAGTCCCATTATATGCAAACTGATTTGATAATATTGTTTATCTTATTTGTTTGTGTTAGTTTACTTGCCATTTATAATGCACAGCAATTTGAACAATATCATGGTAAAAATTTCGCATTGCAGCAAGTTGCTTGGTTTACGATTGGTGTATGTTTTGTAGCTGCAATCCAGTTTTTTGATTTAGAGCAATTATACAAGGTTAGTATTTATGCGTATATTGGCGGTATTCTAGTGCTTGCTATTTTATTAATAAGTCCTGACTCAATCGCGGAACCGACAAATGGTGCAAAGAGTTGGTTTAAGTTTCCAGGACTATCGATACAACCAGCTGAATTTACGAAAATAACTACAATTCTATATATGGGAAGGGTAATTACCCAGCATCGATCGAAATATGAATTAAATACTCTAAAAACTGACACACTATTACTTATTAAAATACTAATTGTTGTAGCCTTCCCAGTTGTACTTATCATGCGACAACCTGACTTTGGAACTTCTATGGTATATTTATTTATTGCTGGGATGATGATTATCTTCGCTGGGATTAGCTGGAAAATAATATTAAGCTTGATTGGAATAATAGCTGCAGCGAGCGGAGCGGTCCTCGGATTTATTGTAAAATTTCCAGACTTAGCAAAGGAAATCGTTGGGTCTAGTAATGCATACCAAATCGATCGAATTATGACTTGGTTCGACCCTGCCCAGCAAACAAGTAACGCAAGCTACCACTTTGATCGTGCCATTATGGGGTTAGGATCGGGGCAGCTCTTTGGTAAAGGATTAAATGGGATTGAAGTATACTATCCAGAAGCACATTCTGATTTTATCTATTCTGTTATTGGTGAAAGCTTCGGCTTCGTAGGTGGCGCAATTGTAATCTTTTTATACTTTATGTTGTTATATAAACTAGTTACACTAGGTTTAAATATGTTTCAACATTCGCCATTTGGCTCGTATTTCTGCTTTGGCTTTCTTAGCTTAATTCTCGTTCATGTGTTTCAAAATATTGGAATGACAATTGGAATTATGCCTATTACAGGTATTCCGCTATTGTTAATTAGTTATGGCGGGAGTTCGGTCATGTCGACGATGCTCGGCTTAGGAATTATTTATCGAGTTGCTGTTGAGTACACAATTCAAAATGATTATCTATTTAAATAGAAAAGAGCCCATGAGGAAATTTTTCCTCATGGGCTTTTAAATGTGTTTAATTTTATTCTATTCAGCTGCTGACAGCCAGTGAGCCATCATACTAAGTTTGTACTTACAACAAACATTAAGCATTAGGCCTAATATTAAAAGACTCCTTACTTCCCTCTATTTCCTCATTCTGGTTACTTTCTCCTACGTCACCGTCTATTGTTAGGACAATTTTCTCGATTCGATTCTCAGCTACTTCGGTTACTTCAAATACGAGATTTTTATACGTTATGACAGGTCGTTCTTCTTTTGTTGGAATGTAGCCAATTTCGCCAATTAGAAAACCACTTACTGTATCGAAGTCTTCGATAGGAAATTCAATATCAATTATATCTTGAAGCTCATAGAGATGAGCAACACCTTCAATAGAGTATTGATTTGGTGCAATCTGAATGATTTCCTCTTCTTCAGGTCCATCACTTTCACTGAAAATCTCACCAACAATTTCCTCAATTACGTCCTCAATTGTAACTAATCCCTCAGTACCGCCATATTCATCGAGTACAATAGCGATATGTGCATTATTTTTTTGCATATCGGCAAAAAGTATATCAATGGTTTGTGTTTCAAGAACAAAATATGGTTTGCGGATTATCTTCTTCAAATTAAAACTATTATCATAGTCACGGTCTACATACGGAAGTAAATCCTTTACATGCAGAATACCAATAATATTATCAATATCCCCTTCAAAAATCGGGAACCTCGTATATTTTAATTCATTTACCATTTCAACTGTTTCTTTTAACGTAGCTTCAATCGACAGAACAGACATATCCGTTCGATGTGTAATAATATCAGAGACATTCTTATCATTAAATTCAAAGATGTTATTGATCATTAATTTCTCTGCAACGTTTATTGTACCTCTTTCGCCGCCAACATCGACGAGCATTCTAATTTCTTCTTCTGTTGCTTCTTCACTATGTGCATTTGGATCAATCCCGAACATACGAACAACCGTGTTCGTTGAAAAGGTAAGAAGCTTTACTAAAGGCAAGAAAATCTTAAATAGAAATGTAAGTGGTTTAGCTACGGAATTGGCGATTTTCTCTGTTTTTTGAATCGCAATTTGTTTTGGAACAAGCTCTCCGAAAACAAGTGTAAAGTATGATAGAACAAGTGTAATTACAACTACAGATATCGTATTGAGTACATCAAGTTCTAACGGAATACCAATATTGGCTAAACCTGTTGCTAGTGGTCCAGCAAAGAAGTCTGCTGCAAATGCACTGGACAAGAACCCAGCTAATGTTATTCCTATTTGGATTGTACTAAGGAAACGGCTTGGTTCGGAAGTAAGATTGTAAATCATAATTGCTTTCTTATCGCCATTTTCCGCCATTTTCTGTACTTTTGTATCATTCATTCCAACCAATGCCATTTCGGATGCTGCAAAGAAAGCATTAATTAAGATAAGCACAATAAGTGTTATGATTGCTATTGTCAATTATTATAACCCTCCATAAATTTTCAATCGTCTCACACTAAGTAAGTATGGTGATTGTAAACATTTTACAATTATTACGTGTTACTAAGTTTACCGATTGTTTTACACGGGCCTAACCTCCAAAAAAATAGCTTTAAACGACAAAATACTTCAAAGTTACTTAAATTATACGTTAGTACTTTATTTGATACAAATTTAAGCCTCTTGGAGTACTGCCCATTCATCCATTAACTGTTCAATTTCTAAATTCATTTCGCTAATTTTCTCGTTTAATTCAAGAGATTTCTCATGGTCCTGATATACTTCAGGTTCTGCCATTTTCTCTTCTACTTTTGTAATTTCCAATTCCAGCTGTTCAATCTTCTCTTCAATTTCTGTTACCCGACGCTGTTTCTTCCGTCTTTCACTTTGCAATTGTTTCTCTTCTTTAAAACTGAGCTTTTTCTTTTCTTCCTTAACAATAGGTTTCTCATTTTGCTGTAAACGATGCAATTCTGCTTCTTCTTCTTTCTTCTCTAAATAATAATCGTAATCGCCTAAGTAAATCT of Oceanobacillus zhaokaii contains these proteins:
- a CDS encoding FtsW/RodA/SpoVE family cell cycle protein, which translates into the protein MNKKQSHYMQTDLIILFILFVCVSLLAIYNAQQFEQYHGKNFALQQVAWFTIGVCFVAAIQFFDLEQLYKVSIYAYIGGILVLAILLISPDSIAEPTNGAKSWFKFPGLSIQPAEFTKITTILYMGRVITQHRSKYELNTLKTDTLLLIKILIVVAFPVVLIMRQPDFGTSMVYLFIAGMMIIFAGISWKIILSLIGIIAAASGAVLGFIVKFPDLAKEIVGSSNAYQIDRIMTWFDPAQQTSNASYHFDRAIMGLGSGQLFGKGLNGIEVYYPEAHSDFIYSVIGESFGFVGGAIVIFLYFMLLYKLVTLGLNMFQHSPFGSYFCFGFLSLILVHVFQNIGMTIGIMPITGIPLLLISYGGSSVMSTMLGLGIIYRVAVEYTIQNDYLFK
- the tsaD gene encoding tRNA (adenosine(37)-N6)-threonylcarbamoyltransferase complex transferase subunit TsaD, which produces MKKDTFILGIETSCDETAASIVKNGTEIVSNVVASQIESHKRFGGVVPEIASRHHVEQMTIVLEEAFQEAGMNWDQIDAITVTEGPGLVGALLVGVNAAKALAFAKQKPLVGVHHIAGHIYANRLEKEFTFPLLALIVSGGHTELVLMKEHGSYELIGETRDDAAGEAYDKVARMLDLPYPGGPHIDRLAEIGEETIDFPRAWLEDGSYDFSFSGLKSAVINKIHNAKQRGETLKAEDIAASFQASVVDVLTTKTLRAAKEFNVKQVIVAGGVAANKGLRTELEAKFSETNIPLLIPPLKLCTDNAAMIAAAGTIAYEQGRRSGLDLNANPSLLLK
- the tsaB gene encoding tRNA (adenosine(37)-N6)-threonylcarbamoyltransferase complex dimerization subunit type 1 TsaB, which translates into the protein MNLLAIDTSNQLLGVAILKDEQIIGEVVTNIAKNHSVRLMPAINQLMNEVSLTPDQLDKIVVAKGPGSYTGVRIGMSTAKSLAWALDIPITGISSLEVLAYQGRFFDGIICPFFDARRGMVFTGFYEWKGKNLVPVYEEKNISMEEVLAKLAKENRRVLFLSPDISVYKENIKEALGESAVIPEGPFHIARPGFLGLAGLSKSADPTHTLTPNYLRLAEAEANWLKAQKENEQNG
- the tsaE gene encoding tRNA (adenosine(37)-N6)-threonylcarbamoyltransferase complex ATPase subunit type 1 TsaE; translated protein: MNKHQIKTETVEETTAMGEKLAALLQAGDVITLEGDLGAGKTTFTKGLAKGLGVERTVSSPTFTIIKEYMGRSLPFYHIDAYRLENSEEDIGLEEYIHGSGVTVIEWAQFIEEFLPIERLNIKINYIGEHQRELVFTSTSEHFELVINELLS
- a CDS encoding hemolysin family protein, with the translated sequence MTIAIITLIVLILINAFFAASEMALVGMNDTKVQKMAENGDKKAIMIYNLTSEPSRFLSTIQIGITLAGFLSSAFAADFFAGPLATGLANIGIPLELDVLNTISVVVITLVLSYFTLVFGELVPKQIAIQKTEKIANSVAKPLTFLFKIFLPLVKLLTFSTNTVVRMFGIDPNAHSEEATEEEIRMLVDVGGERGTINVAEKLMINNIFEFNDKNVSDIITHRTDMSVLSIEATLKETVEMVNELKYTRFPIFEGDIDNIIGILHVKDLLPYVDRDYDNSFNLKKIIRKPYFVLETQTIDILFADMQKNNAHIAIVLDEYGGTEGLVTIEDVIEEIVGEIFSESDGPEEEEIIQIAPNQYSIEGVAHLYELQDIIDIEFPIEDFDTVSGFLIGEIGYIPTKEERPVITYKNLVFEVTEVAENRIEKIVLTIDGDVGESNQNEEIEGSKESFNIRPNA
- the rimI gene encoding ribosomal protein S18-alanine N-acetyltransferase translates to MDKVLIRKMEIKDVEHVVEVEKASFTAPWTTDIFYQEIVDNKFAHYFVIEANGQIVGYAGAWIVIDEAQITNIAIMPEFRGYKLGEMLFQYVIQAAMQIGVRHLSLEVRVSNIVAQSMYRKFGLVPGGIRKNYYTDNQEDAIVMWVNL